Genomic DNA from Brassica rapa cultivar Chiifu-401-42 chromosome A04, CAAS_Brap_v3.01, whole genome shotgun sequence:
TTTTCATCAATACTGCATAATCACATTTTCCTCCAAAACCGCAAATCACAGCAAAAACGCAAATTCCCAACCAAAATCATAGACTTAGATTTTTCCGTCAGGCCGTTAAATTACCTTTTCTCCTAAAGTCATAGAAtcattttttcgccaaaactgaaaaataacattttccacaaaaaccgcaaaattatattttctcacTAAAATTACATTAGTTTGCatttattgtaaatataataaatatttagctAAGATCCAAATATAGCTAAATATAAAACATGTCTATTTAGTCTTTTTTATTAACAAATACATCTCGATGAAGAtgcaaattaaataaaaatcaaacaaacacAGTTGCATCAAAATGCTTCATCTGATGCacaatctaaaatataaatttaaaacatctAAATTACCATCTGAATAAGACATACAAATGGAGTATTTGGATGCAGTTTCTAAATGTACAAACTAACAACATCTTATTCGTTTGTTTTTCTGTTTATATTATCAAAAGTTgggtaatattttatatttgactaCAAACGGATCAAgtaatacacaaaatatttttaaaagaaagtaaTTCATAAGTAATCCCAcaaaataatttgcaaaaaaaCTTGCCAATTAAGGTAGTAAAATCAGACAAGTAATTTTGTAAATAGATTTTTGGAAAATATTTATACTGTCATTGCACATTAAAATGACTTGAAACTGATACGTTAATATCAAGTAATATTGCCATTTCGTTTGTCCTTTCACATTAAAATGTGTTAGACACATTGAACTAGCTAGAGAAATAAAAAAGATGTCGCATCGAACTCAAGTGTGTGTATGAAAATTAGATTGAGACCAAGAACCATCATATGATATAATAACTGGCCAAAATGAATCATCATCATActatatatcataaaacaagGCAAACTCGAAGTCAACATTGAAATCTCAGTTTTAGAGATGTCCGAAATATGATTActccaaatctctttggaaGACCATGCAAGGCATCATCATCTGACGTAAGAATTAATTATGGACCTCCAGTTTTCAATTTCTATAATCATTGTTCTTCTCACTTCTTATTTATGAGACCTAGATATTAGACGGACAGTATATGTTATATAGGGTTTGAGTTACAATGTAAAATATCTTTGACCCTTATTTTACATTTGTTCGTCTCTAATGTTACTCTCTCAATATGTTTATGATAAAACTTTTTATATCATATACAAACATAATATTATAGTTCTTTATCTTCTAATTTGTACTACATTAAATACACcatttagttttaatatttacacCATATTTATCatgtaaatttttaatttaatataataatattacattttatttatagttttcaaattatacattttcaaattttatcatttttaattttttaaaaaaattcaaattctgTTTGAAGTAGAATATGTGTTATCTATTAaatattatgatttatattatttatgttgaTATTATTATAGAAAACATTAAGTAGTTTTACTATGGTAATAGAATACTATTTTACTAcagttataattattttaaaatcatccaaaatcaattgaaaaatgtaaatagttatatatatttttaaactatttttaattatattttgaataatattttactaattcaatttataaaaaaattattacaataactaatttgaattatgaaagataattaataatataaaattgtatctttaaaataatttatagtatattttgaaaaaaaattatatctttcatttataaagtatttttaaaatattactttttaattatgaaaataaatatttaaaattttatatagattaatttaaattagtacAATATTTTGGACCATTTTTTATCCACTTTCACCATtcaatcatatgttttgaaccgcTAGATCCACATTTGAATCACTCGTTTCGCTTGATCCACTCTTGTTCCGCTCAATCCATTAGATCCGCAATGCTTGATCCGCTTTCTCTATTCGGAGCCTCAGTGGAGTGAAACTCCAAGTATGCCAAACATCATGAAGAAAACACAGTAGTGGAGTGCCACTAAGATTTATGTAGGCAACATTATGAAGAAAACATTTTAATACACAATGTTTGTTAGGCAACATTAATGGGGTGCAATGCAAAATGGaaagttaataaaaataataagggGATATATGTAAGCAGGATTACGAAAATTATGTTGCATTAAGGATTTAATATTTGTTAGGCAACATTAATGGGGTGCAAAATGGTTTCCAAAAACgtttatttgaattttcatttaattagtttaaataaatcatattggtactaaaattaaataatagtgacatctatatactattatttgagaagtgaatttgcttatttgtcatgttctctatatttttagctaagttattatttattttcattatttaagtaattaaaaaattaatatttgaaaaattatcaaaaGTAAATGGAAAAcgtgaataaaaataaaagataatttcATGTATTTAAATTGTGtttatcttcatttttatttcttattcgttaattttataattagtagtatatatacacatataataattagaattatcattatattaaaatattaaaatatgtttataaaataaataaaaattgatttatatttgtttgtaaACCTAATATTTCATGGAacttttctaaataattaaatttattttagtattaaaatactaaaaagagataaataatcaataacaataaatttgatttgttaatTAACGTAATTTTGTCGtggtattttaatttttattcttattattaaaatttaatatttatttgttttggtttttataaatatttaaatggaattatctttaaaattttaaattatctgCCTCCAAAAgagaatattttcaaaaaaaattattttttatttacaacaaatatcttatatacagaaaattttaaaattaactatatttaattttattttttcaagaattcacataattataaattttaaaaaattaaatttctttaaAAGACTGTTAAGTAAAGAAAAATTTGattctattttcttataaaatccatattttagaaaatgattttttttgttataattatgagagtttgaaaattgaaaatccttttgaaaataagaaattattttatgacaaataaattatattttataggaaaataagaatctatattttaaaggaaaaaaatcaaCTATAGCATTTAGAAATAGATACAGCAATAGATAGGAAATGTTCTtatcttatattattatatattaatattttgtttgtcAACATGTCTATTCTGTTTGAGTGTTTATTCAGTTATAATGGTAGGTATTTCACAACATAATTATACGTATGtcaatagttttatttattttgataaatatgATATGTAAAGTTGGGTTCAGTTTAACATTTTTgtactttaatttattttgagattttgtaGGTTTTGGTAATTCCAagaatttgttttaataatatcactttatattaaaatttatatttcatttaaacaattgtttataaatcaatatGATAAATTTGGTCAaagataacaatatattttaaaataaaatatcaaagttgtttttcaaatataatgtttttaaatcaataaaatttttaaaaaattaagaaactgaaagattcataaaaaatagtataaattattgtttgatttaaaaattttgatctTTAGATTaatagtatatttatttataattatgtaTAAAAGAATTATGTCTGCATGTgcggacaaaacacctagtaactttgtaattttgtaattaattttaaaaaaataatgacaGAATTTTTTATACgggattttattttaatagtataaattatttCTTAACTCCAAAAATTAAGAGCCAAAGCAATCCAAGCTACAAAAAGGACACGTAAACTTGTCACTTACCATACAAAAACAAAAGGCAAATTCACCAAACAATAAACTTAAGTCGACGTGTAACCCAAACTCCCACCCGATTTTTTCTCTTTACATAACCCCAAACAGTACATATTATCAACACCGAGTCtcaaacaaacacacacacatatttCTCTTCAATTTTTCTTCTTCCAAGAATCTGAATCTACTTTGCTTTCAAACATGAAGAATATCGACGATACTACGTCTCCAATGACCCGTATTATCGATCCATCTCAACCTCCATCCGACCAAAGCCAACAAGAACCAAGTTTGACCAACGAGGCTTCTTCTGTTTCCGACAAGAAAGATCAAGCTTTACCTGAAGAGAAACCGAAACAGAATCAAGAAAACGAGAGAGCGGTCACTGGGAGAGAGAAGCTAAAGCATCATCGGAGAGAGATGGCAGGAAGAGTTTGGATACCGGAGATATGGGGACAAGAAGAGCTTCTTAAGGATTGGATCGACTGTTCGACGTTTGATACGTGTCTAGTCCCTAACGGGATCTCGTCGGCACGTGCGGCTCTCGTAGAAGAAGCTAGACGAGCTGCTTCAGCTTCTGGTGGGTTACATAATCGTTGCTTGATCTTACGCtgaattttttaatatagtAACATATAAATGTGGTTTTAgcagaaaaaaaacatataaatgtgGTTCTTGTTcctcaatatatattataatacaagACACTATTGGTATATTGTTTATATAGAGTCTTTTTCATATTACTCATAGTTTTAGAGAACATTGCCAATTGTTTTAAGTGTATTTCGTTGCCTGTATTGGTAGAGGTAGATAATGAAcgtatattatatgaattttatgaTAGTTTGGGACCCATTCCGTTCGGATCTACACATTCATTAAGGAACTAGATCTTTTATATATCAGACCTCCCATATGTT
This window encodes:
- the LOC103872141 gene encoding protein BIC1, which codes for MKNIDDTTSPMTRIIDPSQPPSDQSQQEPSLTNEASSVSDKKDQALPEEKPKQNQENERAVTGREKLKHHRREMAGRVWIPEIWGQEELLKDWIDCSTFDTCLVPNGISSARAALVEEARRAASASGGLHNRCLILR